One Kitasatospora sp. NBC_01266 genomic window carries:
- a CDS encoding Ig-like domain-containing protein gives MPARSTRRTVLVAAALAVGLAVGWLPSISQAQQSPDAWSQDRRAVLRSGLTVDLDFAAVPGITARPAPGTLDGAGAAGYVDGIRPGAPAETLRLSEDRPQVDGSWRTLGTLRLSFSRPVRNPRLHVSGLAGVADGPGGRVSSAVRLSVTGGSPAAPALTTRSPWQGWTAVGGALAPSTADGSGGAAVDPAGSLELDGTFDTATFRVERRDTAAPGTTTAPPALSQAFTVTLDETLGSAPPGYGNASHVISDLFLGSDAISAVPTAGLSHRGGGPQPAPPELQPGRVEHLANDPSVVFPANAPIGGYYDVTVPVDPGRNGATLAGWIDFDRDGHFGATERAQADVPPGASSATLEWIVPPDVTAGDTWARLRIARDSAQVVGADGFADAGEVEDQAIRLAVGVAEPELTSPVPGTEVGDSRPEFAGGSGVPGATVDVQEGTVTLCQAVVARDGGWSCRADAALAQGAHTVRPAETTSGGVVQTGEPVRITISTTPPAAPVLTLPEYTNDPGLLMTGTGGPGSTVYVTDGDGSGDGEELCRTAVKADRSWVCLPVEELAEGSHRLTATAVDEAGNHAVGRPTRLVVDTVPPAKPVLTVPGPGEELHVLRPRLAGKGEPGTTVTVVAGGDGALCAAVAAVDGSWTCNAMRDLAVGEQLLTPTATDRAGNATAGDAVRVRVVPAVPVSPTASASASASVSTSPSPSVSVSPSASASTSPSASPSPSVSASPSASASTSLSASPSPSVSASTKPTVGPSAGVGASSSPSAGVSAGAGPTQSAKASPSVTASVSARPSGSAGPSMSLSPGAVASTAADPIPSSSPPGAVQALAPVPKLSPSSPLPSSSAQLVDLSTSASPSVLLLAPPPAADSSVLRRGNLGGWQAAGCGALLILAGVTLIISRIFARGPGARRR, from the coding sequence ATGCCCGCGCGAAGCACCCGTCGTACGGTCCTGGTCGCGGCAGCGCTGGCCGTCGGGCTGGCGGTCGGCTGGCTCCCGTCCATCTCTCAGGCGCAGCAGTCGCCGGACGCGTGGTCGCAGGACCGGCGGGCGGTGCTGCGCTCCGGGTTGACCGTCGACCTCGACTTCGCCGCCGTACCCGGGATCACCGCCCGGCCCGCGCCCGGCACGCTGGACGGCGCCGGGGCGGCCGGCTACGTCGACGGGATCCGCCCTGGGGCACCCGCCGAGACGCTGCGGCTGAGCGAGGACCGCCCGCAGGTGGACGGCAGCTGGCGCACCCTGGGCACCCTGCGGCTCAGCTTCTCCCGGCCGGTGCGCAATCCCCGGCTGCACGTCAGCGGGCTGGCCGGGGTGGCGGACGGGCCCGGCGGCCGGGTCAGCTCGGCCGTCCGACTGAGCGTCACCGGCGGCAGCCCCGCAGCTCCCGCGCTCACCACCCGTTCACCGTGGCAGGGCTGGACGGCGGTCGGCGGCGCGCTCGCGCCGAGCACCGCCGACGGCTCGGGTGGCGCGGCGGTGGACCCGGCGGGCAGCCTCGAACTCGACGGTACCTTCGACACCGCGACCTTCCGGGTCGAGCGGCGGGACACCGCGGCACCCGGCACCACCACCGCGCCCCCGGCACTGAGCCAGGCGTTCACCGTCACGCTGGACGAGACGCTGGGCAGCGCGCCACCCGGGTACGGGAACGCCTCGCACGTGATCTCCGACCTCTTCCTCGGCAGCGACGCGATCAGCGCCGTGCCGACCGCCGGCCTCAGCCACCGCGGCGGCGGGCCCCAGCCGGCGCCGCCGGAACTCCAGCCGGGCCGGGTCGAGCACCTCGCCAACGACCCGAGCGTGGTCTTTCCGGCGAACGCCCCGATCGGCGGCTATTACGACGTCACGGTGCCGGTCGATCCGGGCCGGAACGGCGCGACGCTGGCCGGCTGGATCGACTTCGACCGCGACGGCCACTTCGGCGCCACCGAACGGGCCCAGGCCGACGTCCCGCCCGGGGCGAGCAGCGCGACACTGGAGTGGATCGTGCCGCCGGACGTCACCGCCGGGGACACCTGGGCCCGGCTGCGGATCGCCCGCGACTCCGCCCAGGTGGTCGGCGCCGACGGCTTCGCGGACGCCGGCGAGGTGGAGGACCAGGCGATCCGGCTGGCGGTCGGCGTGGCCGAGCCCGAGCTCACCAGCCCGGTGCCGGGCACCGAGGTCGGCGACTCCCGGCCGGAGTTCGCCGGCGGCAGCGGGGTGCCGGGTGCGACGGTGGACGTCCAGGAGGGGACGGTGACCCTCTGTCAGGCGGTGGTGGCACGGGACGGCGGCTGGAGCTGCCGGGCCGACGCGGCGCTCGCGCAGGGAGCGCACACGGTGCGCCCGGCCGAGACGACCAGCGGGGGCGTGGTGCAGACCGGGGAACCGGTGCGGATCACGATCAGTACGACCCCGCCGGCGGCACCGGTCCTCACCCTGCCCGAGTACACCAACGACCCCGGGCTGCTGATGACCGGTACCGGCGGGCCGGGCAGCACGGTCTACGTGACGGACGGGGACGGCAGCGGCGACGGCGAGGAGTTGTGCCGGACGGCGGTGAAGGCGGATCGGTCCTGGGTCTGCCTGCCGGTCGAGGAACTGGCCGAGGGGTCGCACCGGCTGACCGCGACGGCCGTCGACGAGGCCGGCAACCACGCGGTCGGGCGCCCGACCAGGTTGGTGGTGGACACCGTGCCGCCCGCGAAGCCGGTGCTCACCGTGCCAGGACCGGGTGAGGAACTGCACGTGCTGCGCCCGCGCCTGGCGGGCAAGGGCGAGCCGGGCACCACGGTGACGGTGGTGGCGGGCGGGGACGGGGCGCTCTGCGCGGCGGTCGCCGCGGTGGACGGCAGCTGGACGTGCAACGCGATGCGGGACCTGGCGGTGGGGGAGCAGTTGCTGACCCCGACGGCGACGGACCGGGCCGGCAACGCCACGGCGGGCGACGCGGTACGGGTGCGCGTGGTGCCGGCGGTGCCGGTGTCGCCGACGGCGAGTGCGAGTGCGAGTGCGAGCGTCAGTACAAGCCCGAGCCCGAGCGTGAGTGTGAGCCCGAGCGCCAGCGCAAGTACAAGCCCGAGCGCAAGCCCAAGTCCAAGCGTCAGTGCAAGCCCAAGCGCCAGTGCAAGTACAAGCCTGAGTGCGAGTCCGAGCCCAAGTGTCAGTGCGAGCACCAAGCCGACCGTCGGTCCGAGTGCTGGTGTCGGCGCGAGTAGTAGCCCGAGCGCAGGCGTCAGTGCCGGCGCGGGTCCGACTCAGAGCGCAAAGGCGAGCCCGAGTGTGACCGCGAGTGTCAGCGCTCGCCCGAGCGGCAGTGCCGGTCCGAGCATGAGCCTCAGCCCGGGTGCGGTCGCGAGCACCGCCGCCGACCCGATCCCGAGCAGCAGCCCGCCCGGCGCTGTGCAGGCGCTCGCACCGGTGCCCAAGCTGTCCCCGTCCTCTCCCCTCCCGTCCTCCTCGGCCCAGCTGGTCGACCTGTCGACGTCCGCTTCCCCGTCCGTCCTGCTGCTCGCGCCGCCACCGGCTGCGGACAGCTCCGTCCTGCGGCGGGGCAACCTCGGGGGCTGGCAGGCGGCGGGTTGCGGAGCGCTGCTGATCCTCGCGGGGGTGACCTTGATCATCAGTCGGATCTTCGCCCGTGGCCCAGGCGCGCGACGCCGCTGA
- a CDS encoding PAS domain-containing protein, producing the protein MSSRPIRGAARLAAILDALPDALLLVNSNGTVVDANQAAVRSMQTPGTSLVGMGVLDLLPDFDPSRIPGSMRPAPRDRDEADKPVRMTARRTDGSTFPVEVSGNDFADESSSGYTLSPRASYDPYRDGGPRGSNAGDLLLLLVRDLSSRLGVEAELRRQHKQTEMILRAAAEGVLGVDLEGRVVLVNPAAAHILDFRASELGGRELHPLIQHSRADGTPLAAEESALLDTLTSGRKHRVRGTTLWRKDGRAVTVDLTTAPVRDGDQLVGAVMTFTDRTKELALTARAEHLTAVLETEVSSALEALRQRIDTLAGDPAGQLWPEANWTLRALADDCRRFGLLIDGVLAHQQHEEEPTAGAGTEARESGDSLDRAQTSLDKLVARAVEFAGQLVGPGRLRFSVHAASVEVTVDHEKLAQALAHLVVDVSGAQLTGGPGSGGGQPPMVVLAAAQRGDVARIEVRGPGRGGSRVHVPIARALVERHGGVLQPHELPNQAGTTYVVELPLDPAAAKAAAARAAANGGRLVPRETDTAVLPDLPGLAGGPDVPTEAPAPAGETGSADGAAVATGGERGPLALGPGPRGAVAAAVPESPESPESPESAAGRGPIALGPGTGAEPQQVQPTRRRRALPAQSTEAEPPSAMLALPGVPDAGTPLYPGLEHALPPVPSVPSEPPTAQPAPAPEQQPTGRRRRLGIPGTAQPAPEQGQAALEPARPGPDTPSANPSAALALAEPVPPMPVTPPTATPNVPPVPQQVPVGSGLGELAPPRPSGFASAFPAAFPAPPAAVPVPAQASPAEPRTPARPIAELAPATADAPSRSGDTESGLPRLSGEDDPVATSADAAPRVPEYPDYPTMVNPAADGRPRRLLVWPEPDPSTKQALQDRGYRPVIVRSREEVDAQVAAYPAALFVDPLTGPITRTALQSLRTAALNSRVPVLVTAGLGQATRDAAYGADPAVLLRALAPRDSENHAARVLLVESDPDIAAALTSSLERRGMHVEHAVSENDAVSKASSVQPNLVVMDLLQIRRRRMGLLDWLRTNDRLHRTPLVVYTSVDLDPAELPRLRTGETVLFLAERSTSGDVQARIVDLLGRIGSLGEVTTAG; encoded by the coding sequence GTGAGCAGCAGGCCGATCCGAGGCGCTGCTCGCCTCGCCGCGATACTCGACGCACTGCCCGACGCGCTGCTGCTGGTGAACAGCAACGGCACGGTGGTGGACGCCAACCAGGCCGCCGTACGCAGCATGCAGACCCCCGGCACCTCGCTGGTCGGGATGGGCGTGCTCGACCTGCTCCCCGACTTCGACCCGAGCCGGATCCCCGGCTCGATGCGGCCGGCCCCGCGCGACCGGGACGAGGCCGACAAGCCGGTCCGGATGACCGCGCGACGGACCGACGGCAGCACCTTCCCCGTCGAGGTCTCCGGCAACGACTTCGCCGACGAGAGCAGCAGCGGCTACACGCTCTCCCCGCGCGCTTCCTACGACCCCTACCGGGACGGCGGCCCGCGCGGCTCGAACGCTGGCGACCTGCTGCTGCTCCTGGTCCGCGACCTCTCCAGCCGGCTCGGCGTGGAAGCGGAGCTGCGCCGCCAGCACAAGCAGACCGAGATGATCCTGCGGGCGGCGGCCGAGGGCGTGCTCGGCGTCGACCTGGAGGGCCGGGTCGTGCTGGTCAATCCGGCCGCGGCGCACATCCTGGACTTCCGGGCCAGCGAGCTGGGCGGGCGCGAACTGCACCCGCTGATCCAGCACTCCCGCGCGGACGGCACCCCGCTGGCCGCCGAGGAGTCCGCGCTGCTCGACACCCTCACCTCGGGCCGCAAGCACCGGGTGCGCGGGACGACGCTGTGGCGCAAGGACGGCCGAGCGGTCACCGTCGACCTGACGACGGCTCCGGTGCGCGACGGCGACCAGCTGGTCGGCGCGGTGATGACCTTCACCGACCGGACCAAGGAACTGGCTCTGACCGCCCGCGCCGAGCACCTGACGGCCGTCCTGGAGACCGAGGTCAGCAGCGCCCTGGAGGCGCTGCGGCAGCGGATCGACACGCTGGCCGGCGACCCGGCCGGGCAGCTGTGGCCGGAGGCCAACTGGACGCTGCGCGCGCTCGCCGACGACTGCCGGCGGTTCGGCCTGCTGATCGACGGCGTGCTGGCGCACCAGCAGCACGAAGAGGAGCCGACCGCCGGCGCGGGTACCGAGGCACGGGAGAGCGGCGACTCGCTCGACCGCGCGCAGACCTCGCTGGACAAGCTGGTCGCGCGAGCCGTGGAGTTCGCCGGGCAGCTGGTCGGACCGGGCCGGCTGCGTTTCTCGGTGCACGCCGCCTCCGTCGAGGTGACCGTCGACCACGAGAAGCTCGCCCAGGCACTCGCCCACCTGGTGGTCGACGTGAGCGGCGCCCAACTGACCGGCGGGCCCGGCAGCGGCGGCGGCCAGCCACCGATGGTGGTGCTGGCGGCGGCGCAGCGCGGCGACGTGGCCCGGATCGAGGTGCGCGGCCCCGGGCGGGGCGGCAGCCGGGTGCACGTGCCGATCGCGCGCGCACTGGTCGAGCGCCACGGCGGCGTGCTCCAGCCGCACGAACTGCCCAACCAGGCCGGCACCACCTACGTGGTGGAGCTGCCGCTCGACCCGGCGGCGGCCAAGGCCGCGGCCGCGCGGGCGGCGGCGAACGGCGGGCGGCTGGTGCCACGGGAGACCGACACCGCCGTGCTGCCCGATCTGCCGGGTCTGGCCGGCGGGCCGGACGTCCCGACCGAGGCCCCCGCACCGGCCGGCGAGACCGGCTCGGCCGACGGCGCCGCGGTAGCGACCGGCGGCGAGCGCGGGCCGCTCGCGCTGGGCCCGGGCCCGCGCGGTGCCGTGGCTGCCGCCGTACCGGAGTCACCGGAATCACCGGAGTCGCCGGAGTCGGCGGCCGGACGCGGTCCGATCGCGCTCGGCCCTGGCACCGGTGCCGAGCCGCAGCAGGTGCAGCCGACCCGGCGCCGCCGGGCGCTGCCCGCCCAGTCGACCGAGGCCGAGCCGCCGTCCGCCATGCTGGCCCTGCCCGGGGTGCCGGATGCCGGCACCCCGCTCTACCCGGGACTCGAGCACGCGCTGCCGCCCGTCCCGTCCGTCCCGAGCGAGCCGCCGACCGCCCAGCCGGCCCCGGCTCCGGAGCAGCAGCCCACCGGGCGGCGCCGCCGACTCGGCATCCCGGGCACGGCGCAGCCCGCGCCGGAGCAGGGACAGGCCGCGCTGGAGCCCGCCCGGCCCGGCCCGGACACGCCGTCCGCCAACCCCTCGGCCGCACTCGCGCTGGCCGAGCCGGTGCCGCCGATGCCCGTGACGCCGCCGACCGCGACCCCGAACGTGCCGCCGGTGCCGCAGCAGGTGCCGGTGGGCAGCGGGCTGGGCGAGCTGGCGCCGCCGCGCCCGTCCGGCTTCGCGAGTGCCTTCCCGGCCGCGTTCCCCGCGCCGCCCGCCGCCGTCCCGGTCCCCGCGCAGGCTTCGCCCGCCGAGCCGCGCACGCCGGCGCGACCGATCGCCGAGCTGGCCCCGGCGACGGCCGACGCGCCGTCACGCTCCGGCGACACCGAGAGCGGGCTGCCCCGGCTCTCCGGCGAGGACGACCCGGTCGCGACGAGCGCCGACGCCGCGCCGCGGGTGCCCGAGTACCCGGACTACCCGACGATGGTCAATCCGGCCGCCGACGGGCGCCCGCGCCGGCTGCTGGTCTGGCCGGAACCCGACCCGTCGACCAAGCAGGCGCTCCAGGACCGCGGCTACCGCCCGGTGATAGTCCGCTCCCGCGAGGAGGTGGACGCCCAGGTCGCCGCCTACCCCGCCGCGCTCTTCGTCGACCCGCTGACCGGCCCGATCACCCGCACCGCGCTGCAGTCGCTGCGCACCGCCGCGCTCAACAGCCGGGTTCCGGTACTGGTCACCGCCGGTCTCGGCCAGGCCACCAGGGATGCCGCGTACGGGGCCGACCCGGCCGTGCTGCTGCGCGCGCTGGCGCCGCGGGACAGCGAGAACCACGCCGCCCGGGTGCTGCTGGTGGAGAGCGACCCGGACATCGCGGCCGCGCTGACCAGCAGCCTGGAGCGGCGCGGCATGCACGTCGAGCACGCCGTCTCGGAGAACGACGCGGTCTCCAAGGCCAGCAGCGTGCAGCCCAACCTGGTGGTGATGGACCTGCTGCAGATCCGCCGCCGCCGGATGGGTCTGCTCGACTGGCTGCGCACCAACGACCGGCTGCACCGCACCCCGCTGGTCGTCTACACCTCGGTCGACCTCGACCCCGCCGAACTGCCGCGACTGCGCACCGGCGAGACCGTGCTCTTCCTGGCCGAGCGCTCGACCAGCGGTGACGTGCAGGCGCGGATCGTGGACCTGCTGGGGCGGATCGGCTCGCTGGGCGAGGTGACGACGGCCGGCTGA
- a CDS encoding long-chain fatty acid--CoA ligase yields MFSTMQDVPLTVARILGHGASIHGRSTVTTWTGNDPQVRSFAEVGARAAQLAYALRDELDATPDTVIGTLMWNNAEHLEAYLAVPAMGSVLHTLNLRLPAAQLAFIIDHAADHAIIVNGSVLPLLAGVLPRLSPTLKHIVVSGPGDRSLLAGFAGAVHDYEELLAGRPTDYPWQEELDERRPAMICYTSGTTGDPKGVVYSHRSVYLHCLQVNSAATFGLTPQDIALPVVPMFHVGAWGIPHAAFMSGADLLMPDRFLQPQPLAQMIERIRPTVSAAVPTIWNGLLDELDQPTDRQQPYDTSSLRQVVIGGSACPPALMRGFEERHGIRVVHAWGMTETSPLGTFGLPPAGLLEDEEWAYRITQGVFPASVQARLTGPGGDRVPHDGVSAGELEVRGPWIAGAYYGGPDREPERPADKFTEDGWLRTGDVGTISADGFLTLTDRAKDVIKSGGEWISSVELENHLMAHPEVAEAAVVAVPDEKWGERPLATVVLRAGATVDLRGLRTFLAGRIASWQLPERWVLVSSVPKTSVGKFDKKVIRASYAARELDVTVLGKE; encoded by the coding sequence GTGTTCAGCACCATGCAGGACGTACCGCTCACCGTCGCCCGCATCCTGGGCCACGGCGCGAGCATCCACGGGCGCTCCACCGTGACCACCTGGACCGGGAACGACCCGCAGGTGCGCAGCTTCGCCGAAGTCGGCGCCCGCGCCGCGCAGCTCGCCTACGCCCTGCGCGACGAGCTGGACGCCACTCCCGACACCGTGATCGGGACGCTGATGTGGAACAACGCCGAGCACCTGGAGGCCTACCTCGCGGTGCCGGCCATGGGCTCGGTGCTGCACACCCTGAACCTGCGGCTGCCGGCCGCGCAGCTGGCCTTCATCATCGACCACGCGGCCGACCACGCGATCATCGTCAACGGCAGCGTGCTCCCGCTGCTGGCCGGCGTGCTGCCCCGGCTCTCGCCGACCCTCAAGCACATCGTGGTCAGCGGTCCGGGCGACCGCTCGCTGCTGGCCGGCTTCGCCGGCGCCGTGCACGACTACGAGGAGCTGCTGGCCGGCCGCCCCACCGACTACCCGTGGCAGGAGGAGCTGGACGAGCGCCGCCCGGCGATGATCTGCTACACCTCCGGCACCACCGGTGACCCCAAGGGCGTGGTCTACAGCCACCGTTCGGTCTACCTGCACTGCCTGCAGGTCAACTCGGCCGCCACCTTCGGCCTCACCCCGCAGGACATCGCGCTGCCCGTGGTCCCGATGTTCCACGTCGGCGCCTGGGGGATTCCGCATGCCGCCTTCATGTCCGGCGCCGACCTGCTGATGCCCGACCGCTTCCTGCAGCCGCAGCCGCTGGCCCAGATGATCGAGCGGATCCGACCCACCGTCAGCGCCGCCGTGCCGACCATCTGGAATGGCCTGCTGGACGAGCTCGACCAGCCGACTGACCGTCAGCAGCCTTACGACACCTCATCGTTGCGCCAGGTGGTGATCGGTGGCTCGGCCTGTCCGCCCGCGCTGATGCGCGGCTTCGAGGAGCGCCACGGCATCCGGGTGGTGCACGCCTGGGGCATGACCGAGACCTCCCCGCTGGGCACCTTCGGCCTGCCCCCGGCCGGCCTGCTCGAGGACGAGGAGTGGGCCTACCGGATCACCCAGGGCGTCTTCCCGGCCTCCGTCCAGGCCCGGCTGACCGGCCCCGGCGGCGACCGGGTGCCGCACGACGGCGTCTCGGCCGGCGAGCTGGAGGTGCGCGGCCCGTGGATCGCCGGCGCCTACTACGGCGGCCCGGACCGCGAACCCGAGCGCCCCGCGGACAAGTTCACCGAGGACGGCTGGCTGCGCACCGGTGACGTGGGCACCATCAGCGCCGACGGCTTCCTCACCCTCACCGACCGGGCGAAGGACGTGATCAAGTCCGGCGGTGAGTGGATCTCCTCGGTCGAGCTGGAGAACCACCTGATGGCCCACCCGGAGGTCGCCGAGGCCGCCGTGGTCGCCGTCCCCGACGAGAAGTGGGGCGAGCGGCCGCTGGCCACCGTGGTGCTGCGCGCCGGTGCCACCGTCGACCTGCGCGGCCTGCGGACCTTCCTGGCCGGGCGGATCGCCTCCTGGCAGCTGCCCGAGCGCTGGGTGCTGGTGTCCTCGGTGCCGAAGACCTCGGTCGGCAAGTTCGACAAGAAGGTGATCCGCGCCTCCTACGCCGCGCGGGAGCTGGACGTCACGGTGCTCGGCAAGGAGTGA
- a CDS encoding LysR family transcriptional regulator translates to MDLDLAQVRAFVSTTEHRHFGHAAEDLSITQQALSKRIARLEEALGERLLERGGQGGRGVELTAAGERFLAPARALLAAGAAAVTAVRGTVRPLRLDVWGHLFAPLRTVRQGLDGPTPLAVEIGHGRDLPSVAGALLREEADAGFGRYHALGDRRDEALAHRLVRLEPVDVILGPEHPLAGADALRPAQLRGGRLLLPAALERLEFLQRFAERFEVDGTLLPEPNLGAEHLLAQLRDSPDGFALLPADVPLPEGTAAAGLRAVPLVGPTPLYAWSLSWPRRAAHPAVATLLRGFAEVGRRNRWLEYGPERDWLPEAERAELTGSR, encoded by the coding sequence ATGGATCTCGACCTCGCCCAGGTGCGTGCCTTCGTCTCGACCACCGAGCACCGCCACTTCGGACACGCCGCCGAGGACCTGTCGATCACTCAGCAGGCCCTTTCCAAGCGGATCGCGCGGCTGGAGGAGGCGCTGGGCGAACGGCTGCTGGAGCGCGGCGGGCAGGGCGGTCGCGGGGTCGAGCTGACGGCGGCGGGCGAGCGCTTCCTGGCGCCGGCCCGCGCGCTGCTGGCCGCCGGGGCGGCGGCGGTGACGGCCGTGCGGGGGACGGTGCGACCGCTGCGGCTGGACGTCTGGGGCCATCTGTTCGCGCCGCTGCGGACGGTACGTCAAGGGCTGGACGGACCAACGCCGTTGGCCGTCGAGATCGGACACGGCCGCGACCTGCCCTCGGTGGCCGGCGCGCTGCTGCGCGAGGAGGCGGACGCCGGGTTCGGCCGCTACCACGCGCTGGGGGACCGGCGTGACGAGGCGCTCGCGCACCGCCTGGTCCGGCTCGAACCGGTGGACGTGATCCTCGGGCCGGAGCACCCGCTGGCCGGCGCCGACGCGCTGCGTCCGGCCCAACTGCGCGGCGGGCGGCTGCTGCTGCCGGCCGCACTGGAGCGGCTGGAGTTCCTGCAGCGCTTCGCCGAGCGCTTCGAGGTGGACGGCACGCTGCTGCCGGAACCCAACCTCGGCGCCGAGCACCTGCTGGCCCAACTGCGCGACAGCCCGGACGGGTTCGCCCTGCTCCCGGCCGACGTGCCGCTGCCGGAGGGGACGGCCGCGGCGGGGCTGCGCGCGGTGCCGCTGGTCGGCCCCACGCCGCTGTACGCCTGGTCGCTCAGCTGGCCGCGGCGCGCCGCCCACCCGGCCGTCGCCACCCTGCTGCGCGGCTTCGCCGAGGTCGGGCGCCGCAACCGCTGGCTGGAGTACGGCCCGGAGCGCGACTGGCTGCCCGAGGCGGAGCGGGCGGAGCTGACCGGCTCGCGCTGA
- a CDS encoding zinc-binding dehydrogenase: protein MKAFVPTGTPQELGPTVRLAEVEEPVQRPDQALVKVEAYSVNRGETFVLERPPVGWRPGKDVAGLVVQAAPDGSGPAVGHRVVAHPPALGWAEYVAVPTSALAPIPEQLTAVAAAALPLAGLTALRLLRTAARHTGHLAGRRILLTGASGGVGHYVTELAAAAGAQLTAVSASAERGGRLTELGAAEVVHEVAEAEGPFDLVLESTGGANLPLALDRLAPRGLLLWFGQASRQPVALDFFAILNGPVSATIRQFSYADVDGPDGADLATLVGLTAAGRLHPEIGTVRSWTRTAEVLAELRERRIRGNAVLTVN from the coding sequence ATGAAGGCGTTCGTACCCACCGGTACACCGCAGGAGCTCGGGCCCACGGTCCGCCTGGCCGAGGTCGAGGAGCCGGTGCAGCGGCCGGACCAGGCGCTGGTCAAGGTCGAGGCCTACTCGGTGAACCGCGGCGAGACCTTCGTGCTGGAGCGCCCGCCGGTCGGTTGGCGGCCCGGCAAGGACGTGGCCGGGCTGGTGGTCCAGGCCGCGCCGGACGGCTCCGGACCGGCGGTCGGGCACCGCGTGGTGGCCCACCCGCCGGCCCTCGGCTGGGCCGAGTACGTGGCGGTGCCGACCAGCGCGCTGGCCCCGATTCCCGAGCAGCTGACCGCCGTTGCGGCCGCCGCGCTCCCGCTGGCCGGTCTGACCGCACTGCGCCTGCTACGCACCGCCGCCCGGCATACCGGGCACCTGGCGGGCCGGCGGATCCTGCTCACCGGCGCCTCCGGCGGGGTCGGGCACTACGTGACCGAACTCGCCGCCGCTGCGGGGGCTCAACTGACCGCCGTCAGCGCCTCGGCGGAGCGCGGCGGGCGGCTGACCGAGCTGGGCGCGGCCGAGGTGGTGCATGAAGTCGCCGAGGCCGAGGGGCCGTTCGACCTGGTGCTGGAGTCCACCGGCGGCGCCAACCTACCGCTCGCGCTGGACCGGCTGGCGCCGCGCGGGCTGCTGCTCTGGTTCGGGCAGGCCAGTCGGCAGCCGGTCGCGCTGGACTTCTTCGCCATCCTGAACGGGCCGGTCAGCGCCACCATCAGGCAGTTCAGCTACGCCGACGTGGACGGGCCGGACGGAGCCGACCTGGCCACCCTGGTAGGACTGACCGCGGCGGGGCGGTTGCACCCGGAGATCGGCACGGTCCGCAGCTGGACGCGGACCGCCGAGGTGCTGGCCGAACTGCGCGAGCGCCGGATCCGGGGCAACGCCGTACTGACCGTCAACTGA
- a CDS encoding nuclear transport factor 2 family protein has product MNNELSPKAVVVRYVNAVAEGDLATITDSFTEDATWSYPGDLPLSRVWRGRDVIVNDFLGGAGSLFAPGGTPQVTLNQVIADGDQVVAEWRSVGVTAAGATYDNPCLGVFTVRDGRIAAVREYTDTQHVAKVLFPAL; this is encoded by the coding sequence ATGAACAACGAGCTCAGCCCGAAGGCCGTGGTGGTCCGCTACGTCAACGCCGTCGCCGAGGGCGATCTGGCGACCATCACGGACAGCTTCACCGAGGACGCCACCTGGAGCTACCCGGGCGACCTCCCGCTGTCCCGGGTCTGGCGCGGCCGCGACGTGATCGTCAACGACTTCCTGGGCGGCGCGGGCTCCCTCTTCGCGCCGGGCGGCACACCGCAGGTGACGCTCAACCAGGTGATCGCGGACGGCGACCAGGTGGTGGCCGAGTGGCGCTCGGTGGGAGTGACGGCGGCCGGGGCGACCTACGACAACCCGTGCCTGGGGGTGTTCACCGTCCGGGACGGCCGGATCGCCGCGGTGCGCGAGTACACGGACACCCAGCACGTCGCGAAGGTGCTCTTCCCCGCGCTGTGA